In Topomyia yanbarensis strain Yona2022 chromosome 2, ASM3024719v1, whole genome shotgun sequence, one DNA window encodes the following:
- the LOC131683073 gene encoding SERPINE1 mRNA-binding protein 1-like → MENTSYGINVANRYELFSIDDEGDELFVTITQNKQKIQRKQPSVAENAIKPVSKNARNAEKENKTTQKINNENNYLEKSDGKKSAGVYNLYNQRGEKPTIKETQKDNIRTRDDGNKYNYTGKHSERKVKINMVVSEQHEDKNRKSRETHNDENVQRKSQNGNKRLEIRGKREFDRQSGSNKTGIKPVEKRDGTGSHNWGSVKVDAKEFNNYQDGYMPQDSEDGKGTVSEQDKDEHSDVPDSKLPIEDILKEMTLDEWKAQVAAIRSKPQYNLRKAGEGENAAQWEKMVALNKKKAEIEADEENEIQKVGKSKQVLEIEVHFNDGRRGGLIGRSRGRGGKGIRSTGKRENERKDAVDAREGDMEKRERRSRLPQSNDANFGNHKHLKQSSRFKNTAPKVDDEHDFPSLG, encoded by the coding sequence atggagaaCACTTCCTATGGAATAAATGTGGCTAATCGATATGAACTTTTCTCTATCGATGATGAAGGGGATGAATTGTTTGTCACAATAACTCAGAACAAACAGAAAATCCAGAGGAAACAACCTTCAGTTGCAGAAAATGCTATAAAACCTGTGTCGAAAAATGCTAGAAACGcggaaaaggaaaataaaacgacacaaaaaataaataacgaGAATAACTATCTTGAGAAATCGGATGGAAAAAAGTCGGCAGGGGTTTATAATTTATATAATCAACGTGGTGAGAAACCTACAATCAAGGAAACTCAGAAGGATAATATCCGTACACGTGACGACGGAAACAAGTACAACTATACTGGGAAACATTCTGAAAGAAAAGTCAAAATTAACATGGTAGTGTCAGAACAGCATGAGGACAAGAATAGAAAATCTCGCGAGACTCACAATGACGAAAATGTTCAACGCAAGTCTCAGAACGGTAATAAGCGTTTAGAAATTCGCGGAAAACGGGAGTTTGACCGACAATCAGGATCCAATAAGACAGGTATAAAACCAGTAGAAAAGCGCGATGGAACAGGATCGCATAATTGGGGCAGTGTGAAGGTAGATGCAAAAGAGTTTAACAATTATCAAGATGGTTATATGCCACAAGATTCTGAGGATGGTAAGGGGACCGTTTCCGAACAGGACAAGGATGAGCATTCCGATGTACCAGATAGTAAATTGCCCATTGAAGATATTCTGAAAGAAATGACTCTAGACGAGTGGAAAGCTCAAGTTGCTGCTATTAGATCCAAACCGCAATATAATCTCAGAAAAGCTGGTGAAGGCGAGAATGCAGCGCAGTGGGAGAAAATGGTGGCTTTGAATAAAAAGAAGGCAGAAATCGAAGCTGACGAAGAAAATGAAATCCAGAAAGTTGGCAAATCTAAGCAAGTTCTTGAAATTGAAGTTCACTTTAATGATGGGCGGCGTGGTGGATTGATTGGTCGCTCTAGAGGGCGTGGCGGAAAGGGTATCAGAAGCACTGGAAAACGTGAAAACGAAAGGAAAGATGCTGTAGACGCACGTGAAGGAGACATGGAAAAACGTGAGCGACGCAGTCGTTTACCCCAATCAAATGATGCAAATTTTGGTAACCACAAACATTTAAAACAAAGTTCCCGTTTCAAAAACACCGCTCCCAAAGTAGACGATGAACACGATTTTCCATCACTAGGTTAG